One part of the Niveispirillum cyanobacteriorum genome encodes these proteins:
- a CDS encoding Lrp/AsnC family transcriptional regulator, whose protein sequence is MRRRLDQIDLRILTELQADGRITNQALSERVGLSARPCLERVRRLEREGLITGYRAVLDVRRLQSCITVLAQIALEHHGRHGRQLFERRLANTPEVVECFEVSGEFDYIAKLICPDIDAYQELTQGWIDDTELGVSRVTSNIVLRPVRDQAPTPLFGADQDG, encoded by the coding sequence ATGCGCCGCCGCCTTGATCAGATCGACTTGCGCATCCTGACAGAGCTGCAGGCCGATGGCCGCATCACCAATCAGGCCCTGTCCGAACGGGTGGGCCTGTCGGCGCGGCCCTGTCTGGAACGGGTGCGGCGGCTGGAACGTGAAGGGCTGATCACCGGCTATCGCGCCGTGCTGGATGTCCGCCGGCTGCAAAGCTGCATCACGGTCCTGGCCCAGATCGCGCTGGAGCATCATGGCCGCCACGGGCGGCAATTGTTCGAACGCCGGCTGGCCAACACGCCCGAAGTGGTGGAATGTTTCGAGGTCAGTGGCGAGTTCGATTACATCGCCAAGCTGATCTGCCCCGATATCGACGCCTATCAGGAACTGACCCAGGGCTGGATCGACGATACCGAGCTGGGCGTCAGCCGCGTCACCTCCAACATCGTCCTGCGCCCCGTGCGGGACCAGGCCCCGACGCCCCTGTTCGGTGCCGATCAGGACGGCTGA
- a CDS encoding TorF family putative porin, protein MVTRFAALALVAALSSAPAWADVEGSVSLTSDYIDKGLSQSDGNAAFQGGLTWTHETGLFLAMDGSTVDFNDSTDAELNLIGGYQWQWEQWAVVAGISRTHYAGAPKGAGMDLWEFALAGSLDLETHQWEAEMVYSPDDGGAGDALYHRIAVTIPFAERFAVSPHLGHQWYDRKDLGGPNFWEWGAELSYALAPATIGIAYTDTSLKNEPGCKCGGRVAAFVTVSFP, encoded by the coding sequence ATGGTTACGCGGTTTGCGGCTTTGGCGTTAGTGGCGGCTCTGTCTTCCGCCCCGGCCTGGGCGGATGTCGAAGGCTCGGTCAGCCTCACCAGCGACTACATCGACAAGGGCCTATCCCAATCCGATGGCAATGCCGCGTTTCAGGGCGGCCTGACCTGGACGCACGAAACGGGCCTGTTCCTGGCCATGGACGGCTCCACCGTCGATTTTAACGACAGCACCGACGCCGAATTGAACCTGATTGGCGGCTATCAATGGCAATGGGAGCAGTGGGCCGTCGTGGCCGGCATCAGCCGCACCCATTATGCCGGCGCGCCCAAGGGCGCTGGTATGGACCTCTGGGAATTCGCACTGGCCGGCTCTCTCGACCTCGAAACCCATCAATGGGAAGCCGAAATGGTCTACAGCCCCGATGATGGCGGGGCCGGCGACGCGCTCTACCACCGCATCGCTGTCACCATCCCCTTTGCCGAGCGCTTCGCTGTCTCCCCCCATCTCGGCCACCAATGGTATGACCGCAAGGATTTGGGCGGCCCCAACTTCTGGGAATGGGGCGCTGAACTCTCCTACGCCCTGGCCCCCGCCACCATCGGCATCGCCTATACCGACACCAGCCTGAAGAATGAACCCGGCTGCAAGTGCGGCGGCCGCGTGGCGGCGTTTGTGACGGTGAGTTTCCCGTAA